AGTGGTGGCGGATGGTATTCCGCGAAAGAAATTAAATTGGTGGTATAAATTGCCGGTTGTTCCAATACAAACACCGAAACAAAGGCAGCAACAAAAGTTTTAGTAAAGTTTATCTCAAAAGAAGCCTTGGCAAAGGTATCATCGGTAGTTACCTGTGTATAATGATTATCACAGCAGTCGTGATCTTCGGAAGTGCCCTTGGTCTCACAATCGGGTATATCCATAGACATGCCACAGGAAAGATTCTTTTCACCTAAGGTAAGTTCCGAAAGCATTTCATACTCTCCGCAAAAATGCTGGGCATAGGCGATTCCGCTACTACTGGCTAGTAGTAAAACAGATAAGAATATGGAAATGATTTTTCTCATTACGAGTACAAAATTACATCAAAAAGCGTTTTAAAAAGTTCAAATTTTGTTAAACTTTATTTAATCTCTTTTTGTATACGTCCGCATTTCAGCATTTTGTCACCAAAGTACGGATTCATAATATCTCTGCTATTGCTTAACCAAAAAGCACCTGTATTTCCAAATGCCATTGGACAATATTGTTTGTAAATAGTCCCGGATTTTAAACCTTTAGAAATCAAAGAATCGACGGCCGCAGATAATTCAAAAAAAGCTGTCCGTTGTACTTCCACATCGTCACTCATCATTATTTTTTCGGTAGTCTCAAGCATTTTTTGATTCTCTGATACTTCCAATAAAGCTTCTTTAAGCTTAGAAGCTGTAAGAGCTGCATCCTTTGCGTTTGTGTTCACCAGAGCGGTTTTTACATTGATATATTGCACATAAACTTCGGCTATTTTCGGATCGTTAAACTCGGCAACCATTGCTTCGGAGGTATATACTTCAGGCGTTTCTTGGGTTTTTACTTCAACAATTTCCGGTTCCGACTCTTTTTTCGAATCGACACATGCGCCAAGGCTGAAAAGCACTATTGCAAACAAGCTGATAAAAGGATATTTCATTATATCTATTTTTAGGAAGTGCAAAGATACCTAATTCTTACTTATTTTTCTTCTGAAAATAAAACGCTGGTAATAAAATTAACAGGAATAACGGCTGAATCAAAAACCTGCGAACATAAAATAAGGTGAGGTGTTCTCCTGCTTCCGAATTAAATAATAAAAAGGTGAAAATGGCAATCAATACAACAAACAGAAAGGCGTATAAAATTGCGGAGAGTTTCACCACTTCTTTTTCTTTAAACACTGTCCAGAGTATTGCTAAAGAAAGTAAGGTATTTAGAAGAAAACGAAGACTCACATTGGCCAAAAGTTTATACGTATCGAACTCGGGTAAAGGTTGTGTGCTGTGATTTGTTTTAAAAAAGTACAGCAAAGGATTGTAAAATAGTGTCTCTTCAAACATCCGGATGAGCACCAAAAGTGTCGCCAAAACCAGCAGTGTTAGTATGGTAACAGGCTTTTTCATCTCCTTACTTTAGGCGTTAGCATGCGTACCCATAACATCCAGAGAAGAAAAACCATTCCGTAGATTAATCCGGGGAAAACCACGCCGTGTAAAATTTCTTTATGCTCAGGAAAGTGATACAGAGAAACAGCCAGTATCACGATTCGCACAATATTAACAGCATAGATTAAAACCGCACCACCGAATAAAAATAACAGCGTTTTTTTAAATTTTTCGGCAAAGGCAATCACAAAGGCCATAAATAATATAATAATACTCAAAGAATTACAGCCTTCAATAATTCGTGCAAGATATTTTCCATTTACGTACAACTCCATAATGGGTTCGGTGATGCTGGGCTGTACCAGGGCCTCATACCCAAATCCGCCTATAATGGCACTGCTTTGTTTGGCTACTAAATTTGTAATAAAATCGGGTGTAAAGGCGCCTCCTTTTGAAAGCTGAAGATAAACTGCATAGCAAATGCTGAGGAGCACATAGGAACCTAAAAACAGCACGACAAAGCGGATCACTGTTTTGTATTTCTGAAACAAAGCTTTCAAGAGATATCTGCTATTTTTAACAAAAATATAGAATTAGATGTTGGTGTATCTGTGTGTTTTGAAATACTTTTACTAAAAATTATACACCATGCCATTTGACTCCCTTAGACCCAAAGTAACTACAATTCTTGCAAATACTGCTGAAACAGCGGAACAACGCCTTACAGAAGTATGTGAACTATTGCAAACTGCGGTGGGATATTACGACTGGGTGGGGTTTTATTTTGCCAATGAAGCAGAACGGACCTTGCATCTTAAAGCATTTGCAGGAGAACCTACAGATCACACTGTGATTCCGTTTGGGAAAGGCATTTGCGGACAAGTAGCCGAATCGAACGCCAATTTTGTGGTTGCCGATGTCACTGCACAGACCAATTACATTGCATGTAGCCTGTATGTAAAGGCCGAAATTGTGATTCCGTTGTTTAAAAATGGGAAGAATATTGGTCAGATAGACATAGACTCACACTCTGCAAATCCTTTTTCTTCTGAAGACGAGCGCTTTTTGGAATGGGTAAATGAGCAGGTTGCGGAAATTTTATAGCCCCTTTATTAGTGAAGCGTGAGCGATGAACGGTGAAAAGAATTAGGAATTAGGAATTAGGAATTAGGAATTAGGAATTAAAGAAGAGAAATAGAAAAAAGAGAATAGATTAGTTTTCCTCATAACTGCTTACAACCTAAAGCCTAAAGCTTATAGCTATTCAACTTTCAAATTCCAAATCGTAAATCGTAAATCCTTATTTTATGCTTTGTCACGCCGTTCTAGAAACGGCGTCCAGTTACTTTGCAGATTACATTAATTGGTTTCCGTATCAAGCACGGAAAGACAAGTAGTCAACAGGTTTTCATTGAAACTAATTTTGATGAGAAGTAAGCGGCGAAGGAAAAAGGGAAAAGGCAATCGGAAGTAGAGAATAGATTAGTTCTTATCATAACCGCGTACAGCCTAAAGCTTATAGCTATTCAACTTTCAAATTCCAAATCGTAAATCGTAAATCCAACCTACATCCCTGTTCTAATAGCTTCCACGGGATCCAGTCGTGATGCGGATATTGCCGGCAGGATTCCGGAAATTAATCCGATAGCTGCCGAAATTGCTGTTCCTAAGAATAAATTCCACGGAGACAATACAAATTCAAAGTCACCCGTAAATTGAGAGGCAACCAACGAAACAATAAACACTAAAAACAATCCGATTAATCCGCCGATAATGGCAAGGATTACAGCTTCAAACAAAAACTGCAATAAAATGAAGCGGTTCTTGGCTCCCAAAGATTTTTGAATTCCAATAAGATTGGTCCGCTCCTTCACACTTACAAACATGATGTTGGCAATACCGAAGCCACCTACAAGTAGCGAAAAGCCGCTTATCACCAAACCAATAATGTTCATTTGTCCTGTGATATTATCGATAAAATCACTGAAACCCTGTAATTCATTCACAAAAAAGTTGTCAATCTCATCGGGCTTTAAACCTCTTGACATTCTCAGTTTCTGCGTTAATAAGGCTACAAATTCGGCCTGATCAACGTCTTTTTCAGGTTTGATAATGATAAAGGGAAATAGATTCTTATTGTTATCACCAAAAATCTTCCGGATTACGTTTACAGGTATAAAAACAGAGGTATCCTTGGAACCTCCAAACAATCCACTTCCCTCCTTTTTTAAAACCCCAATGACCGTAAATTTCCTGCCATACATCCGTGTTTTCTTTCCAATAGCAGCTTCAGCAGAACCGAATAATGTTTTGGCTATCTCATCGCCCATCACAATCACAGAGGCTCCGCTAGTGGATTCCGATTCGTTATAAAATCTTCCCTCAGCAATTTGCAGGGCTTCAATTTCATAATATTCATCGGTTACGGCTCCTACATCTACATTGCCCACCGATTTGTCTTCGTATTTAATGGTCTCCTGCTGTACATTCAAGGTATACGAAGCTGCGTATAAATCGGGTACGGTTCGCTTGAGATATTGATACTCTTCGTAGGTTACATCGGGAAATTGTTCGCGTTTCCAAACCGGGACATCGGTAGGGCCAAAAGAAAAACGACCTAAATAAATTGTGCTGTTATCCAAAGAAGAAATACTGCCTTCAATTTCCTGTTTTAACGAATCGACCGCAGCCAAAACCGCAATTATAGAGAAGATTCCAATTGTAACACCTACCAGGGATAAAAAAGTACGCAGCTTGTTATTTCTAAGGGCATTGAGTGCAAAATTAAAGCTTTCCTTTAGTACGCGCAGATAGATTAACATGAGTTGGTTTTTGCGAAATTAATTTCAGAATAAAGATAAGACGTTTTCTCCTAATTTATGTTACAACATTCGTGTGTAATTATGTACTTTTGCACCTTCAAAAGGCACGGCAATTCTTAAATTCTATCCATGAACAACACAAAAAAGATAACTTCAGCATTAATCTCGGTATTTCATAAAGACGGACTGGCACCTATCGTCCAAAAATTAAACGAATTGGGCGTCACCATCTATTCGACGGGAGGGACTCAAAAATTTATCAATGATTTAGGAATTGATGTCGTTGCGGTAGAAGATATCACCGATTATCCTTCAATTTTAGGAGGACGTGTTAAAACCTTACACCCAAAGGTTTTTGGAGGAATTTTAAACAGACAAGATCATGAAGGTGACGTAAAAGAAATGGAGCAATACGGTATCCCGCAATTGGATGTTGTGATTGTAGACCTGTATCCTTTCGAAAAAACGGTGGCCTCGGGAGCTTCGGAACAAGACATTATCGAAAAAATAGACATTGGAGGAATTTCTTTAATTCGAGCGGCCGCCAAAAACTTTAAAGACACCCTTTGTGTTTCATCTATGGAGGATTATGCAGCCTTCCTGAAAATCATTTCAGAAAAAAATGGTACAACATCCCTTGAAGACAGGAGGCATTTTGCTGCCAAAGCGTTTAACGTATCTTCGCATTACGATTCGGCAATTTTCAACTACTTCAACAGCGACCATAGTATTCCTTCACTGAAAATTAGTGAAACCAAGGGTCAAGTACTTCGTTATGGTGAAAATCCGCATCAAAGAGGTTTCTTTTTTGGTGATTTCGATGCGATGTTCGATAAGCTTCACGGAAAAGAATTAAGTTATAACAACTTGCTGGACGTAGATGCTGCCGTAAATTTAATGGAAGAATTTACCGGGGAAGCGCCAACCTTTGCGATTTTAAAACACAACAACGCCTGCGGCATAGCACAACGCGAAACGGTACTTCAGGCGTATGTAGATGCCTTGGCAGGAGATCCGGTGTCGGCTTTTGGAGGAATTTTAATATGTAATACAGAAATTGATGCGGTAACCGCAGAAGAGATTCACAAGCTATTTTGTGAGGTAGTAATTGCTCCTGCGTTTTCTTCGGAAGCAATCGAAATTTTAAAGGGTAAAAAGAACCGTATTTTATTGGTTCAGAAGAAAATAAACTTACCCGCAACGACAACCAGGAGCTGTTTGAACGGCGCATTGGTACAGGATCGGGATGGAATTACGGACAGTCGCGAAAATTTAACACAGGCAACAGATACTAAACCGTCTGCAAACGAGTTAGAAGACTTGTTATTTGCCTCCAAAATTTGCAAGCACACAAAATCCAATACCATCGTTCTGGCAAAGGGAAAACAGCTGTGTGCAAGCGGAACAGGACAGACTTCTCGAGTAGACGCGTTGCGTCAGGCTATTGAAAAAGCGAAATCATTTGGATTTAACCTGGAAGGAGCAGCAATGGCCAGTGATGCCTTTTTTCCTTTTCCCGATTGTGTGGAGATTGCAGACAATGCGGGTATCACTGCTGTAATTCAGCCGGGAGGCTCAATAAAAGATGAATTAAGCATCGATTATTGTAACGCGAATAAAATGGCAATGGTATTTACCGGCACACGTCATTTTAAGCACTAAATTTTAGTACATTTGTTACTGAAGCCTTTTATTTCAGTATTGCATTTGTAAATTCTGAAAAAAGAAGGAAAAGTAAAACAATTAAAACGCAACACGTTTAATATCAATACCGCCAAAATAGCTTATGGGATTTTTTGACTTCTTAACTGAAGAAATAGCCATCGATTTAGGAACTGCCAATACGCTCATTATTCACAATGACAAGGTTGTTGTGGATGCTCCATCTATTGTAGCCCGCGACCGTACCACAGGGAAAATAATTGCAGTAGGACGCGAAGCCGCCATGATGCAAGGAAAAACACACGAAAACATTAAAACCATTCGCCCATTAAAAGATGGAGTAATAGCCGATTTCGATGCAAGCGAAAAGATGATCAACATGTTCATCAATGATATTCCGGCGCTGAAAAAGAGATGGTTAAAACCTTCGTTGCGGATGGTGATCTGCATACCTAGTGGAATTACCGAAGTTGAAATGCGAGCGGTAAAAGAAAGTGCCGAACGTGTAAACGGAAAAGAAGTCTATCTTATTCACGAACCTATGGCTGCTGCCATTGGTATCGGGGTCGATATTATGCAACCCAAAGGAAATATGGTAGTGGATATTGGAGGTGGTACCACCGAAATTGCCGTAATCGCATTAGGCGGAATTGTTTGTGACAAATCGGTTAAAATTGCGGGAGATGTTTTTACAAATGACATCGTTTATTACATGCGAACCCAACACAATTTATATGTGGGAGAGCGTACCGCTGAAAAAATAAAAATACAGATTGGAGCTGCTACCGAAGACTTAGAATTACCTCCGGAAGATATGGCGGTTCAGGGACGGGATTTGCTTACCGGAAAACCAAAGCAGGTACAAGCCTCTTATCGTGAAATAGCCAAGGCACTTGACAAATCGATTCTTCGTATTGAGGATGCCGTGATGGAAACCTTATCACAAACACCTCCCGAGCTCGCGGCAGATATCTATAACACGGGAATTTATTTGGCCGGTGGAGGTTCTATGCTGCGTGGTTTAGACAAGCGTTTGTCTCAAAAAACAGATTTACCTGTTTACATTGCCGAAGATCCTTTACGAGCTGTAGTTCGAGGTACAGGAATTTGCTTGAAAAACCTAGCTAAATACAAGAGCGTATTGATAAAATAGGAAGTAAGACGCTATGCAACAGATACTATTTTTCTTTATACGGAATAAAAATTTCCTGTTGTTTGGTCTTTTGTTTATCATCTCTCTTTCACTTACCATAAGATCTCATTCGTTTCACAAGAGTAAGTTTGTTAGCTCTTCCAACTTTATTACCGGCGGAATTTATACGTTAAAAAGTGATGTTACTGATTATTTCGGACTTCGGGAAGAAAACCAAAAATTAGTCGACGAAAACATGCTGCTTCGGAAAT
This genomic stretch from Ulvibacter sp. MAR_2010_11 harbors:
- a CDS encoding DUF3347 domain-containing protein, which translates into the protein MKYPFISLFAIVLFSLGACVDSKKESEPEIVEVKTQETPEVYTSEAMVAEFNDPKIAEVYVQYINVKTALVNTNAKDAALTASKLKEALLEVSENQKMLETTEKIMMSDDVEVQRTAFFELSAAVDSLISKGLKSGTIYKQYCPMAFGNTGAFWLSNSRDIMNPYFGDKMLKCGRIQKEIK
- a CDS encoding exosortase F system-associated protein, with translation MKKPVTILTLLVLATLLVLIRMFEETLFYNPLLYFFKTNHSTQPLPEFDTYKLLANVSLRFLLNTLLSLAILWTVFKEKEVVKLSAILYAFLFVVLIAIFTFLLFNSEAGEHLTLFYVRRFLIQPLFLLILLPAFYFQKKNK
- the xrtF gene encoding exosortase family protein XrtF, whose product is MKALFQKYKTVIRFVVLFLGSYVLLSICYAVYLQLSKGGAFTPDFITNLVAKQSSAIIGGFGYEALVQPSITEPIMELYVNGKYLARIIEGCNSLSIIILFMAFVIAFAEKFKKTLLFLFGGAVLIYAVNIVRIVILAVSLYHFPEHKEILHGVVFPGLIYGMVFLLWMLWVRMLTPKVRR
- a CDS encoding GAF domain-containing protein, producing the protein MPFDSLRPKVTTILANTAETAEQRLTEVCELLQTAVGYYDWVGFYFANEAERTLHLKAFAGEPTDHTVIPFGKGICGQVAESNANFVVADVTAQTNYIACSLYVKAEIVIPLFKNGKNIGQIDIDSHSANPFSSEDERFLEWVNEQVAEIL
- a CDS encoding ABC transporter permease, which gives rise to MLIYLRVLKESFNFALNALRNNKLRTFLSLVGVTIGIFSIIAVLAAVDSLKQEIEGSISSLDNSTIYLGRFSFGPTDVPVWKREQFPDVTYEEYQYLKRTVPDLYAASYTLNVQQETIKYEDKSVGNVDVGAVTDEYYEIEALQIAEGRFYNESESTSGASVIVMGDEIAKTLFGSAEAAIGKKTRMYGRKFTVIGVLKKEGSGLFGGSKDTSVFIPVNVIRKIFGDNNKNLFPFIIIKPEKDVDQAEFVALLTQKLRMSRGLKPDEIDNFFVNELQGFSDFIDNITGQMNIIGLVISGFSLLVGGFGIANIMFVSVKERTNLIGIQKSLGAKNRFILLQFLFEAVILAIIGGLIGLFLVFIVSLVASQFTGDFEFVLSPWNLFLGTAISAAIGLISGILPAISASRLDPVEAIRTGM
- the purH gene encoding bifunctional phosphoribosylaminoimidazolecarboxamide formyltransferase/IMP cyclohydrolase, which codes for MNNTKKITSALISVFHKDGLAPIVQKLNELGVTIYSTGGTQKFINDLGIDVVAVEDITDYPSILGGRVKTLHPKVFGGILNRQDHEGDVKEMEQYGIPQLDVVIVDLYPFEKTVASGASEQDIIEKIDIGGISLIRAAAKNFKDTLCVSSMEDYAAFLKIISEKNGTTSLEDRRHFAAKAFNVSSHYDSAIFNYFNSDHSIPSLKISETKGQVLRYGENPHQRGFFFGDFDAMFDKLHGKELSYNNLLDVDAAVNLMEEFTGEAPTFAILKHNNACGIAQRETVLQAYVDALAGDPVSAFGGILICNTEIDAVTAEEIHKLFCEVVIAPAFSSEAIEILKGKKNRILLVQKKINLPATTTRSCLNGALVQDRDGITDSRENLTQATDTKPSANELEDLLFASKICKHTKSNTIVLAKGKQLCASGTGQTSRVDALRQAIEKAKSFGFNLEGAAMASDAFFPFPDCVEIADNAGITAVIQPGGSIKDELSIDYCNANKMAMVFTGTRHFKH
- a CDS encoding rod shape-determining protein translates to MGFFDFLTEEIAIDLGTANTLIIHNDKVVVDAPSIVARDRTTGKIIAVGREAAMMQGKTHENIKTIRPLKDGVIADFDASEKMINMFINDIPALKKRWLKPSLRMVICIPSGITEVEMRAVKESAERVNGKEVYLIHEPMAAAIGIGVDIMQPKGNMVVDIGGGTTEIAVIALGGIVCDKSVKIAGDVFTNDIVYYMRTQHNLYVGERTAEKIKIQIGAATEDLELPPEDMAVQGRDLLTGKPKQVQASYREIAKALDKSILRIEDAVMETLSQTPPELAADIYNTGIYLAGGGSMLRGLDKRLSQKTDLPVYIAEDPLRAVVRGTGICLKNLAKYKSVLIK